Proteins from a single region of Candidatus Micrarchaeota archaeon:
- a CDS encoding class I SAM-dependent methyltransferase, with protein sequence MADKSKVMPERESMSRYWESQWYSKQYVLSTMEPSYLIRCSDIAGKTVLDIGCGDMSLSISHRGAKMYVGLDIAMTPLKDARLNEKNVELVRADSISLPFMDCSFDSVTSINTFTLLGAEFDRAITEAGRVLKIGGSLTFDVMHTDWHVQKGDGYTQMKTRYGTVFKGQYFDKMTTDEEGVKSALQDAGLEPKDITVLKHYQHMRLLGASSYCFCEPDAFTNQRILARALRK encoded by the coding sequence ATGGCTGATAAATCAAAAGTAATGCCTGAACGCGAGAGCATGAGCAGATACTGGGAATCGCAATGGTATTCGAAGCAGTATGTGCTAAGCACGATGGAGCCATCCTATCTGATAAGGTGCAGCGACATTGCGGGCAAGACAGTCCTGGATATCGGATGCGGAGACATGAGCCTATCAATATCCCATAGGGGCGCGAAGATGTATGTAGGGCTTGATATAGCAATGACTCCTTTGAAGGATGCGAGATTAAACGAGAAAAACGTTGAATTGGTGAGGGCAGATTCGATAAGCCTGCCTTTCATGGACTGCTCTTTTGACTCTGTAACCTCTATAAACACGTTCACCCTGTTGGGCGCGGAATTCGATAGGGCGATAACCGAGGCCGGAAGGGTATTGAAGATCGGCGGATCCCTTACGTTCGACGTGATGCACACGGACTGGCATGTGCAGAAGGGCGACGGATACACTCAAATGAAAACGCGTTATGGGACCGTTTTCAAGGGACAGTATTTCGATAAGATGACTACCGACGAAGAGGGTGTAAAAAGTGCGCTGCAGGACGCTGGACTTGAGCCTAAGGACATTACAGTCCTCAAGCACTACCAGCACATGCGCCTGTTGGGTGCCTCTTCTTACTGCTTCTGTGAACCTGATGCATTTACCAACCAGAGGATATTGGCACGCGCGCTCAGGAAATGA
- a CDS encoding lytic transglycosylase domain-containing protein — translation MSEQTQPRVGKTDVNVRKWTKRLLRKSTTLLSASLMVFNSTAVSDVPRSDNATLMRERQPAIMKLRQSPDGLPFESQAKYVNLRIERMLAMQRFNDSIGHEMPFILPKISPAMEKYADKLDDYRIEVIWPKRMEAPEMQLQVSKWLPMIKGISKEVGVDPYLVAGIMLSESFGNPRAVDRTRSHGRSYVDVGLMQIDLQLNRKLIRAIKPRGRSIFDPYVNIKIGATILKDNLEAFGGDVKSAVMAYNIGVVGARKLLRKHPDFLSGRLDPQTDARDAIYAYDKHEKFKFSARAYLGYVLAHIGRVRYLDTLDRKEFKREEDSKPIGIILR, via the coding sequence ATGTCAGAGCAAACGCAACCTAGAGTGGGTAAGACAGACGTAAATGTCAGGAAATGGACGAAAAGGCTGTTGCGCAAGTCGACGACTCTCCTCTCCGCCTCGCTCATGGTTTTCAACAGCACGGCCGTAAGCGACGTGCCAAGATCGGACAATGCCACCCTGATGCGTGAAAGGCAGCCGGCAATAATGAAGCTAAGGCAATCTCCCGACGGCCTTCCGTTCGAGAGCCAGGCAAAATACGTCAACCTCAGGATAGAACGCATGCTGGCAATGCAAAGGTTCAATGACAGCATCGGCCATGAGATGCCGTTCATCCTGCCAAAGATATCTCCAGCGATGGAAAAATACGCCGACAAACTGGACGATTACAGGATAGAGGTAATATGGCCTAAGAGGATGGAAGCTCCAGAAATGCAGTTGCAGGTTTCAAAATGGCTCCCCATGATAAAGGGCATAAGCAAGGAAGTAGGGGTCGATCCCTATTTAGTTGCAGGGATCATGCTCTCCGAATCGTTCGGCAATCCCAGGGCCGTAGACAGGACAAGGAGCCATGGAAGGTCATACGTCGATGTCGGCCTGATGCAGATAGACTTGCAGCTGAACAGGAAACTGATAAGGGCGATAAAACCAAGGGGCAGGAGCATATTCGACCCGTATGTAAACATAAAGATAGGGGCCACTATACTCAAGGACAACCTTGAGGCCTTCGGAGGGGATGTCAAGTCCGCAGTAATGGCATATAACATAGGGGTAGTTGGAGCCAGGAAGCTCCTCAGGAAGCATCCCGATTTCCTAAGCGGGAGATTAGATCCGCAAACAGACGCGAGGGATGCGATATACGCGTACGACAAGCATGAAAAGTTCAAGTTTTCAGCGAGGGCGTATTTGGGTTATGTGCTGGCCCACATAGGGCGCGTCAGGTACCTGGATACCCTAGACAGGAAGGAATTCAAGAGAGAAGAGGATTCCAAACCCATAGGGATAATCCTAAGGTGA